The genomic stretch cctgcccccacagagcccggggccaggccagcccaggtccctctgggtcaggggctggtgtcccgtgcgggcggtgccgccctccgggaggcacagcgagacgaggcagggcacggtgacggcgggccggagcctccgggcccccgccctcaccgccacgctctgcccccgaggcccgcgagcatcgagctgccccgtggacgcggggggcagagggtcccgggcctgtgcggggcctcggggcagcgggctcagcgccgccctggctctgccctggctgtgcccgtcactgcccagcgaggggcacgagctgcagtggccgcggggcaggaagggtgtcctgggcccgacagcgtcatccctagggggctgggggcaccgcgtgatgggagtcccgggggtgctccagggcccggtccgtcgcggggcctctggggtggcccaggcaggtgccaaatggaaggagaccccgttttctgtcttgaagcccgccgtgtcccggggccgcctgcctgcaccgccttgttgccccgggagggtggggagggagttccaccgccggggctggggggcaagttggacgatggcctggccgggagggggtccgggcggctcaggccgggcggctgggcccggggaggccggctcctccaccctgggcggtggctcagaggccggagaagggaggagaggcccgggcgccggggacactggctccaggcccaggggcctcgtggggaactcctcaggtcccgctggaaagaggccgacggggtcagcgtctccagcaggctgtgtgtcccccgctgggggccccgggggtcctcacggctcccgcgtgacccccccccccccggcctgaccctgtgctcagccccccacactgccgcccgggccctgcagtgggtacccgcccgcccagccctggcctggggtccccgaggctggcgcagaagaggagagccccagagatgaggacgggggccccgggggctctgtcccctgtgggcggccccagcaggccgagtcgggaggggccggggccctgagcccacctggcgggggcaggtcgcaccgcatcctgcggagctgggtcatggaggcccgaaggtgtctcagcacggcctcgtcctccagggcccagggctgggccagagagtcctggaggaactcccggagcccttccaggggcagcttcaggaggcgctctgggcggtgggcgagagtcagacccagagggccccgccctggggcccccggggcccccaggccagcggctggggtcccgctgtgcccaggagcaccgcgggcagtgcgctggccggggtggcccctgcccgctgctccactcggggagccccgctgcacccgcctgccccgccgtccccccgccccaggtctgggtgctgctcagagcccagggtcaccgcccctgccccccgcccccggcacacctgggctcccgggggctcacttactcctgtgcaccttgaggatggtataggccatggccgtgagcaccctctccccatccaacacgtaggcatcccacagcttcagggtgagcgagaagggggtctagggggacggcggggtgggaggagcggcctgagcagggcccctggggggctcggctggggctaggctaggcctgccatctggcccccggctgcctgcaacaaggccccgcagcgcccccccccccgccccccgcccccccgccccccgccccccgcctccccgtgcgtgccctcctcccagggagatcagggactcccggccgctccgggttccgaccccggccagcacctcccgcacccctgggggcacagactctgcccgcacttgacgacaccacgcctcgagaggaccccaggctggccgcccgatgggccgagggcccgtccacaccccgggctgacccggcctcccccgggggagctgaggcagagacgggccgccccccgggacctcgtccagggaccctctgggcttctccaggacgggctgggctgcgagcctcagcctcagcctcaggaccccggggtcgggcctggctcgtctggagggtggggctgagctgggccctccccgggggcagggggcaggtccgggagcgggggtcccggcggggggcctcacccggccgaggaagcactggagaaaccatttggggctgtagatgccggtggacatctgctcctcgtcctggcgggagggcagggggtgctcaggccccacgccgcggcccctggagccgggtggacgcgctccccacggcccagcccagccccgagggcgcccccgggccccagggggaggaacgtgaccccaactctgggcagctcggagggagggccatgccccccaccccctgccccgggctccggggacggagcctcaggagctcccactcgcccccactcgccatgtgcttcctcaggtccgggagagctctttggaggacccgctcgtgatgtctctggaacctgaggagcttcgggaagcccgggacgaagaagcctgagaaggccccaggcccccacggtcagggcctcctcctgcaccaggcggggtggggggtgtcggggcaggggcctccccgccacgccctgacccccgtgtgcccaccgccctcggagccctggctggatccgctcttcccagagggcagggcctgcctcccaggccgggggcgcggggcccggggaccctcgtcctcacagagaccccgcggggcgtgggctgggggctgaggaccgggcccggctgacccagcaccctctctcctgcgggggccgccgcggggacaggcgggtccccagccccgaggggcagcgggtgcaggccacggggagggtgatgggcgtgcacggccctctgctgtggggcttgggagtgaggctgggggcccccgggagggggagacgctgccccctgggccccgtgtggccgtgggctggcaggggggcctgggggacaagccggcagcccggcgggaggctgggggagcaacgggagtgcgtgcctggcctgcagacggtggggcgggtggccgtggctccgggaccccgaggccaccggggaggcggggcccttgcccgtgggggggcgagctgggggtccccgcctgccccccggtgcagcagcctgcagggaggccctcctgagctccccggcgggcccctaccgtgcatggagtgccggtcgcccaccatcagctgggccagcgcccagaaggcgtcctcctcgggcaggaacatgaggaggacggccgcgatctcgctcatgccctggcagtagcccacctcctgcaagagccagagccccacggagggcgtgcgccccgaggccccctctgagccctccccgcgggcgtcaggctcccccggctccctcccagcccgggctcccggagggggctcccagagggcgg from Vulpes vulpes isolate BD-2025 unplaced genomic scaffold, VulVul3 u000000710, whole genome shotgun sequence encodes the following:
- the LOC140597355 gene encoding uncharacterized protein, with the protein product MSEIAAVLLMFLPEEDAFWALAQLMVGDRHSMHGFFVPGFPKLLRFQRHHERVLQRALPDLRKHMDEEQMSTGIYSPKWFLQCFLGRTPFSLTLKLWDAYVLDGERVLTAMAYTILKVHRSKQRALFCVLAAYSLYDTEVGYCQGMSEIAAVLLMFLPEEDAFWALAQLMVGDRHSMHGFFVPGFPKLLRFQRHHERVLQRALPDLRKHMDEEQMSTGIYSPKWFLQCFLGRTPFSLTLKLWDAYVLDGERVLTAMAYTILKVHRKRLLKLPLEGLREFLQDSLAQPWALEDEAVLRHLRASMTQLRRMRCDLPPPAGPEEFPTRPLGLEPVSPAPGPLLPSPASEPPPRVEEPASPGPAARPEPPGPPPGQAIVQLAPQPRRWNSLPTLPGQQGGAGRRPRDTAGFKTENGVSFHLAPAWATPEAPRRTGPWSTPGTPITRCIAPEAGAHLTSAPRLEE